From Kamptonema formosum PCC 6407, a single genomic window includes:
- a CDS encoding acyl-CoA thioesterase — protein MVYNDQSKPELAPSGPIQNLPHRDSGWFEHLVQVYPHHTDYGGIVWHGTYIAWMEEARVESLRSIGIDYADWVTQGLELPVVELSVRYHRAVQMGQTVAVRTRMSASEGVRLLWDYEIQSPDGKELYVSAQVTLVGVDREKGKIMRQLPVAVQEALAKLTAHLSP, from the coding sequence GTGGTGTATAACGATCAATCAAAACCGGAACTAGCACCCTCTGGCCCTATCCAAAATTTGCCTCATCGGGATAGTGGTTGGTTTGAACATCTCGTGCAGGTTTACCCTCACCATACTGACTACGGTGGTATTGTTTGGCATGGGACTTATATTGCCTGGATGGAAGAGGCGCGGGTGGAAAGTTTGCGATCCATTGGGATTGATTATGCAGACTGGGTAACGCAAGGTTTGGAACTACCTGTGGTGGAACTTTCTGTACGCTACCATCGAGCTGTGCAGATGGGCCAAACAGTTGCAGTTAGAACGCGGATGAGTGCTAGCGAGGGTGTGAGGCTGCTTTGGGACTACGAAATTCAATCTCCTGATGGTAAGGAATTATATGTGAGTGCCCAGGTAACTTTGGTGGGAGTCGATCGCGAGAAGGGTAAGATTATGCGCCAATTACCAGTAGCAGTACAGGAAGCTTTGGCAAAGCTTACTGCTCATTTGAGTCCTTAA
- a CDS encoding universal stress protein encodes MIEKILVAVAGRGLCEEMFNMLMDIPSLQRASVTVLHVVPPQVTADGMAEKLKEGGEILAQAVQSLKVDPNKVNPRLRQGDPKTIVCEVAEEEKSDLIIMGSRGLGRLQSILENSVSQYVFQLTSRPMLLVKDDTYVKKIKRVMVAIDKSDAALECLKLALALLKEVSGGQVILVHVTKDLTGKSTEDLTPNAEKDPILAPAVAEVKKMGVSYRCVTATGKPGETICRLAEDLSVDLLLLGSPDRRPNIAKSFLDLDRLLGNSLSDYVRVYAKCPVLLARTVG; translated from the coding sequence ATGATAGAAAAAATTTTAGTAGCTGTAGCTGGTCGTGGCTTGTGCGAAGAGATGTTTAATATGTTGATGGACATCCCATCGCTGCAACGGGCATCTGTTACAGTCCTGCACGTTGTACCCCCTCAAGTCACTGCCGATGGCATGGCCGAGAAATTAAAAGAGGGAGGGGAAATCCTCGCACAAGCAGTGCAATCTTTGAAGGTAGATCCCAACAAAGTCAATCCCCGCCTGAGACAGGGAGATCCGAAAACCATAGTTTGTGAAGTTGCCGAAGAAGAGAAATCCGACTTGATCATTATGGGTTCGCGGGGACTAGGACGCTTGCAATCCATTCTTGAAAACTCTGTTAGTCAGTACGTCTTCCAGTTAACATCGCGACCCATGCTGTTAGTGAAAGACGATACCTATGTAAAAAAAATCAAGCGCGTCATGGTAGCGATCGACAAATCCGATGCTGCTCTAGAATGCTTGAAACTGGCACTTGCCCTGCTGAAAGAGGTTAGTGGTGGGCAGGTAATTTTAGTTCATGTCACCAAAGATTTGACCGGAAAAAGCACCGAAGACTTAACGCCCAATGCAGAAAAAGACCCTATTTTAGCACCCGCTGTTGCAGAGGTAAAAAAAATGGGAGTCAGCTACCGCTGTGTTACTGCCACAGGCAAACCAGGAGAAACAATCTGTCGGCTCGCAGAAGATTTGAGTGTAGACTTGTTGCTTCTGGGTTCTCCCGATCGCCGCCCCAATATTGCCAAAAGCTTTTTGGATCTCGATCGCCTGCTAGGAAATTCTCTTTCTGACTACGTGCGCGTTTATGCTAAGTGTCCCGTACTCCTAGCCCGTACAGTTGGATAG
- a CDS encoding 2Fe-2S iron-sulfur cluster-binding protein produces the protein MGNIKFVKENREVIAADGANLRLKALENRVDLYTFSGKMMNCGGYGQCGTCIVEIVEGMEHLSPRTDVENRKLKKKPPTYRLACQTLVNGPVSVKTKP, from the coding sequence ATGGGCAATATCAAGTTTGTCAAAGAAAATCGGGAAGTGATTGCAGCAGACGGAGCGAATTTGAGGCTCAAGGCCCTGGAAAACCGGGTAGACTTGTACACTTTTTCAGGAAAGATGATGAATTGCGGGGGTTACGGCCAATGTGGCACCTGTATTGTGGAAATCGTGGAAGGGATGGAACATCTCTCTCCTCGGACTGATGTAGAAAATCGCAAGCTGAAGAAAAAGCCCCCGACTTATCGTTTAGCCTGTCAAACTTTAGTCAATGGCCCGGTAAGTGTGAAAACTAAGCCGTGA
- a CDS encoding SufE family protein translates to MSTTSFLPEALARIVERFQRHSDPKRRYEQLLWYAKRLPEFPESDKLPENKVSGCVSQVYITAKLADGKVSFQGDSDSQLVKGLVALLVEGLSGLTPTEITNVSPDFIQDTGLNVSLTPSRANGFYNIFQMMKTKALASPEVSN, encoded by the coding sequence ATGTCCACTACTTCTTTCCTACCCGAAGCTCTAGCTCGAATTGTAGAGCGTTTTCAGCGCCACTCCGACCCTAAAAGGCGTTACGAGCAATTACTCTGGTATGCCAAGCGACTACCGGAGTTTCCAGAAAGCGATAAATTACCTGAAAATAAAGTGTCTGGCTGCGTCTCTCAAGTTTATATTACAGCCAAGTTAGCGGATGGTAAAGTTTCCTTTCAAGGCGATTCTGACTCTCAGCTAGTTAAAGGGTTAGTAGCGTTATTGGTTGAAGGATTAAGCGGATTAACACCAACAGAAATAACTAATGTTTCTCCCGACTTTATTCAAGATACTGGTCTGAATGTGAGCTTAACTCCTTCCCGCGCTAATGGGTTTTACAACATCTTTCAAATGATGAAAACTAAAGCATTAGCATCCCCCGAAGTCAGCAATTAG
- the psbM gene encoding photosystem II reaction center protein PsbM, with amino-acid sequence MQVNELGFIASILFVLVPSVFLLILYIQTASREGRKDS; translated from the coding sequence ATGCAAGTTAATGAGTTAGGATTTATTGCATCGATTTTGTTCGTGCTAGTTCCAAGCGTTTTTCTACTCATTCTTTACATTCAAACGGCTAGCCGCGAAGGTAGAAAGGATAGCTAG
- a CDS encoding alpha/beta fold hydrolase codes for MSKSVSFIPATNSKEREIQEYIWNWENRQISVIYESQGQGKPVLLLPAFSTVSSRLEMQPLATLLAPQFQVITLDWPGFGDSSRLALNYQPPLYHQFLKDFIEAVFNTPISVIAAGHAAGYVMDLAQKQPNFWSKIVLAAPTWRGPLPTAMGEHRSWYGILRELVRSPFLGQLLYKLNTTPSFLKFMYRRHVYADPDKVTASFIQQKSQITQQPGARFGSAAFVTGTLDPAQKREQFIANFEQLTVPVMVVIGENTPPKSKAEMEILTELPGVQTRVIPGSLGLHEENAEALSAAVKSFL; via the coding sequence ATGAGCAAAAGTGTATCTTTTATTCCAGCTACCAATAGCAAAGAGAGAGAAATTCAGGAGTATATTTGGAACTGGGAAAATCGACAAATCTCAGTAATTTATGAAAGCCAAGGACAGGGAAAACCAGTATTACTTTTGCCAGCATTCAGCACGGTTTCCTCGCGATTAGAAATGCAGCCTTTGGCGACCTTATTAGCTCCCCAGTTTCAAGTTATTACCTTAGACTGGCCAGGATTTGGTGACTCATCACGCCTTGCACTTAACTATCAACCGCCATTATATCATCAATTTTTAAAGGATTTTATCGAGGCTGTTTTTAACACTCCCATATCAGTAATTGCCGCCGGTCATGCTGCGGGTTACGTGATGGACTTAGCTCAAAAACAGCCTAATTTTTGGTCAAAAATTGTTTTAGCCGCTCCAACTTGGCGAGGGCCTTTACCAACAGCAATGGGAGAACATCGCAGTTGGTATGGAATATTGAGAGAATTAGTAAGATCGCCCTTTCTAGGTCAGTTGCTCTACAAACTCAACACCACCCCTTCTTTCCTGAAATTTATGTACCGCCGCCACGTCTACGCCGATCCCGATAAAGTTACAGCCAGTTTTATTCAACAGAAATCGCAAATAACACAGCAACCTGGTGCAAGATTTGGTTCTGCTGCTTTTGTGACTGGAACATTAGATCCCGCACAGAAACGAGAGCAATTTATAGCAAATTTTGAACAATTAACAGTTCCAGTAATGGTTGTAATCGGCGAAAATACCCCACCCAAATCAAAAGCTGAAATGGAAATATTAACTGAATTGCCAGGAGTACAAACGCGAGTTATTCCCGGTTCTTTAGGGCTACACGAAGAGAATGCAGAAGCTTTGTCAGCAGCCGTGAAATCTTTTCTATAA